In Methanosarcina siciliae T4/M, one genomic interval encodes:
- a CDS encoding hydantoinase B/oxoprolinase family protein → MSPKARWQFWIDRGGTFTDIVARSPDGKLITHKLLSDDPSHYKDAAMHGIRQILGLPKDAPLPAELIEAVKMGTTVGTNALLERKGERTVLAITQGFGDALRIGYQNRPDIFAQKIELPDQLYERVIEVSGRFGADGRELVDLDLESAKKEFEAAFKSGIRSIAIVLMHAYRYPEHELKIGRLAREIGFTQVSLSHQASPLIKLVSRGETTVVDAYLSPVLRRYVDMVQQTLEERGAEIEEKEGEKKVSPEEKNPEEENRGINSPRLMFMQSSGGLIDADAFQGKDCILSGPAGGIVGAVATSLMAGAQKVITFDMGGTSTDVAQYSGEYERSLETEIAGVRLRSPMMRIHTVAAGGGSILHYEGGRFRVGPDSAGSDPGPASYRKGGPLTVTDCNVMLGKLQPEFFPNLFGPDGDKPLDSELVRRKFAEIAKEVSEKERAEKEVSEKEISEKGGPETQFSSGGIVRTPEQVAEGFLSVAVENMANAIKKISVQRGYNIKEYTLCCFGGAGAQHACRVADSLGVKKIFIHPYAGVLSAYGMGLADQRLIKESYVGAELSDGLIDELKIVFARLEKEGLLMMLEHGVRKECITALFKAHMRYAGSDTQLAVDFADKEALRSEFEEAHKKRFGFVIEGKAIVVEAVSVETIGITERVSDPVLETEANPVFSPVSAVQMYSYGEFHETPVFRRGELKPGTCISGPAILIEKNTTIIIEPGWEGEITEQDHLLLHRKIPLPTHTAIGTEVDPVMLEIFNNRFMSVAEQMGYTLQNTAYSVNIKERLDFSCAIFDRHGNLIANAPHIPVHLGSMGECVKALIRTQFQEMRAGDVYLINSPYNGGTHLPDITVVTPMFGSSGEILFYLASRGHHADVGGISPGSVPPGSRTIEEEGVLSEGMRIVKQGIFCEENLRSWLNSGKYPSRNPEQNMADLRAQVAANEKGLQELHRMVEEFSLETVEAYMNHVQDNAEEAVRRVIDRLSDGEFTYTLDDGSAIKVKVTIDREHRGAKIDFTGTSPQLSNNFNAPASVCMAAVLYAFRTLVKSDIPLNAGCLRPLEIIIPEGSMLRPEYPAAVVAGNVETSQYIVDALFGALGTLAASQGTMNNFTFGNSDFQYYETVCGGAGAGPGFSGTDAVHTHMTNSRITDPEILETRFPVLLEEFSIRQGSGGEGEFRGGNGAVRKLRFLKDMHAAILSSHRKLPPFGLNGGRPGECGKNTLICRDGSIIRVGGQAELELEHGDVFVIETPGGGGYGGKKVAGSRKK, encoded by the coding sequence ATGTCCCCCAAAGCCCGCTGGCAGTTCTGGATAGACCGCGGAGGCACGTTTACTGATATCGTAGCCCGCAGCCCTGATGGAAAACTGATCACACACAAACTCCTTTCCGACGACCCTTCTCATTATAAAGATGCAGCCATGCATGGAATCCGCCAGATACTCGGGCTTCCTAAAGATGCACCCCTGCCTGCAGAACTGATCGAAGCCGTAAAGATGGGGACGACCGTTGGCACAAATGCGCTTCTTGAACGGAAAGGGGAACGGACTGTTCTTGCCATAACGCAGGGATTCGGAGATGCTTTGAGGATAGGGTACCAGAACCGCCCGGATATTTTTGCGCAGAAAATCGAACTCCCTGACCAGCTCTATGAAAGGGTAATCGAAGTTTCCGGAAGGTTCGGAGCCGACGGAAGAGAGCTTGTAGATCTGGATCTCGAAAGTGCGAAAAAAGAGTTTGAAGCGGCTTTCAAATCCGGGATTCGCTCAATCGCCATTGTTCTCATGCATGCCTATAGATATCCCGAACATGAACTCAAAATAGGAAGGCTTGCACGGGAGATTGGTTTTACGCAGGTTTCCCTTTCCCATCAGGCGAGCCCGTTAATAAAACTCGTGAGCAGGGGGGAAACGACTGTTGTGGATGCCTATCTTTCCCCGGTCCTCCGCAGGTACGTTGATATGGTCCAGCAAACTCTGGAAGAAAGAGGGGCAGAAATAGAAGAAAAAGAAGGCGAAAAGAAAGTAAGCCCGGAAGAAAAAAATCCTGAAGAGGAAAACAGGGGAATAAACAGTCCAAGACTCATGTTCATGCAGTCCAGCGGCGGGCTTATAGATGCGGACGCTTTTCAGGGCAAAGACTGCATCCTCTCCGGACCGGCAGGCGGAATTGTGGGGGCGGTTGCTACTTCTCTCATGGCAGGGGCACAAAAAGTAATCACTTTCGATATGGGAGGAACTTCCACGGATGTGGCTCAGTATAGCGGGGAATATGAACGCAGCCTTGAAACAGAAATTGCAGGTGTTCGCCTGCGTTCTCCTATGATGCGCATTCATACCGTAGCTGCAGGTGGGGGTTCAATACTTCACTACGAAGGAGGCAGGTTCAGAGTAGGCCCGGACTCAGCAGGGTCAGACCCGGGACCGGCTTCGTACCGAAAAGGAGGGCCTCTTACGGTTACTGACTGCAATGTTATGCTCGGAAAATTGCAGCCTGAGTTCTTCCCGAACCTTTTTGGGCCCGATGGAGACAAGCCCCTTGACTCCGAACTTGTGCGCAGGAAATTCGCAGAGATTGCAAAAGAGGTCTCTGAAAAAGAGAGGGCGGAAAAGGAAGTATCTGAAAAAGAGATCTCGGAAAAGGGGGGCCCTGAAACACAGTTTTCAAGCGGAGGCATTGTTCGGACCCCTGAGCAGGTAGCAGAAGGTTTTCTTTCGGTTGCAGTCGAGAATATGGCAAATGCCATAAAGAAAATCTCGGTTCAGCGGGGATACAACATAAAAGAATATACTCTCTGCTGCTTCGGAGGAGCCGGGGCTCAGCACGCATGCAGGGTTGCAGACAGCCTGGGGGTCAAAAAGATCTTCATTCACCCTTATGCAGGCGTGCTCTCTGCATACGGGATGGGACTTGCAGACCAGAGGCTGATAAAAGAGAGTTATGTGGGAGCCGAACTTTCCGACGGGCTGATAGATGAATTAAAGATCGTATTTGCCAGACTTGAAAAAGAAGGCCTCCTTATGATGCTGGAACATGGAGTGCGGAAGGAGTGCATTACTGCCCTCTTTAAGGCCCATATGCGTTATGCGGGATCGGATACGCAGTTAGCTGTGGATTTTGCGGATAAGGAAGCCCTCAGGAGCGAGTTTGAAGAAGCCCACAAAAAACGTTTCGGCTTTGTGATAGAGGGAAAAGCCATTGTCGTTGAAGCTGTTTCCGTGGAGACCATAGGGATTACTGAAAGAGTTTCGGATCCAGTGCTGGAAACCGAAGCAAACCCTGTTTTTTCTCCCGTTTCGGCAGTTCAAATGTATAGCTATGGGGAATTTCATGAGACTCCCGTTTTCCGGAGGGGAGAACTCAAACCTGGGACCTGCATAAGCGGGCCTGCGATTTTAATTGAGAAAAATACGACCATTATTATCGAACCCGGCTGGGAAGGAGAGATTACGGAACAAGATCATCTTCTCCTGCACCGCAAAATTCCTCTCCCTACCCATACTGCCATAGGGACCGAAGTTGACCCTGTAATGCTTGAGATTTTCAATAACAGGTTCATGTCCGTTGCCGAGCAGATGGGCTACACTCTGCAGAACACAGCTTACTCGGTTAACATAAAGGAGAGGCTGGACTTCTCCTGTGCGATTTTCGACAGGCATGGCAACCTTATAGCAAACGCCCCTCACATCCCCGTGCACCTGGGTTCCATGGGGGAGTGCGTAAAAGCCCTTATCCGGACACAATTTCAGGAGATGCGGGCAGGAGACGTCTACCTTATTAACTCCCCGTATAACGGGGGTACCCATCTCCCGGATATCACGGTTGTTACTCCAATGTTTGGCAGCTCTGGAGAGATCCTGTTTTATCTGGCTTCCCGGGGCCACCATGCCGATGTAGGAGGGATAAGTCCGGGTTCTGTTCCCCCGGGCAGCAGGACTATTGAAGAAGAAGGGGTACTCAGCGAAGGCATGAGAATAGTCAAACAGGGTATATTCTGTGAAGAAAATTTGAGATCCTGGTTGAATTCAGGGAAGTACCCCTCAAGAAACCCGGAACAGAATATGGCTGACCTCCGGGCCCAGGTGGCTGCAAACGAAAAAGGGCTTCAGGAATTGCACAGGATGGTTGAGGAATTCTCCCTTGAAACCGTTGAGGCTTACATGAACCATGTGCAGGATAACGCTGAAGAAGCTGTGAGAAGAGTTATTGACAGGCTTTCCGACGGAGAATTCACCTATACTCTCGATGACGGAAGTGCGATTAAAGTGAAGGTCACAATCGACCGCGAGCACCGGGGCGCAAAAATTGACTTTACCGGGACCTCACCCCAGCTTTCAAACAACTTCAATGCCCCTGCCTCGGTCTGCATGGCTGCCGTTCTCTATGCTTTTCGGACTCTTGTGAAAAGTGACATCCCCCTGAATGCAGGGTGTTTAAGGCCGCTTGAAATTATCATCCCCGAAGGTTCCATGCTCAGGCCGGAATATCCTGCAGCAGTTGTTGCAGGCAATGTTGAGACCTCGCAGTACATTGTTGATGCCCTTTTCGGGGCCCTTGGCACGCTGGCGGCTTCCCAGGGGACAATGAACAATTTTACCTTCGGAAACTCAGACTTCCAGTACTATGAAACCGTCTGCGGAGGAGCAGGGGCAGGCCCGGGATTTTCTGGGACGGATGCTGTCCATACTCACATGACCAACTCGAGAATTACCGACCCTGAGATCCTTGAAACGAGGTTTCCGGTTTTGCTGGAGGAATTTTCCATCCGGCAAGGGAGCGGAGGAGAAGGAGAGTTCAGGGGTGGAAACGGAGCTGTCCGAAAACTCAGGTTCCTCAAGGACATGCATGCTGCCATTCTTTCAAGCCACAGGAAACTCCCCCCCTTCGGGTTAAATGGGGGCAGGCCCGGAGAGTGTGGAAAGAACACGCTTATCTGCAGGGACGGGAGCATTATCAGAGTTGGAGGACAGGCTGAATTGGAGCTGGAACATGGAGACGTTTTTGTCATCGAAACGCCGGGCGGAGGAGGGTATGGGGGAAAGAAAGTCGCGGGGAGCCGGAAAAAATAA
- a CDS encoding toll/interleukin-1 receptor domain-containing protein, whose translation MSGFTEVENRIIKKYIPDIKLSRSLTSIREVMETIWADETPRIVQDYTDHGEKHSERLAYFAEKLLLINPDAKFSQQEIYLLLAGIYLHDIGMQCDIVKYPKIKEKAEKLGARFEEAFTAKTTNEYFLEEQKEIRKNHHFLSAAWIDYLYEGKYPVLSHGIKSIPYDLVDDLMDICKFHSKLSINDCSDFFTDYPSSRKKMVASLLRFADELDISSTRVRIETVKIFSIDSENSVYWWLHNYTNINFVDTNKIRIKVNLCPEDFESYGSFVKEDYITNFKNKNMPVLDVLVGQNIPLIIDHNSDVVAHVRAEKFPPEITAVLDKKIKNIGIDEISEIDITKTTINPSKGNKITNSFEYDVFICHSSKDKPIIEAILKDLKKENITYWVDAEQIGFGHSIIQKIEEGLKKSKYVIPCLSNNLNTSGWTRAEYGAILNAEFCGNSKRLVIPLKLDNCDDDDIPLLLRDKKRVTYPEKTEFNEFIEFLKKLPSETLDLQLLKNNANSYKKSAERCLEQRLLPDGKIETPLVPAIVDLASSIEFYLKFLLAKEGKTLSEYNLLDLFNSLELSTQIEIINMTKYNKNVFEVLVVNYSYVL comes from the coding sequence ATGTCTGGATTTACAGAAGTAGAAAATCGTATCATAAAAAAATATATTCCAGATATTAAGTTATCAAGAAGCCTTACTTCAATTCGTGAAGTAATGGAAACTATCTGGGCAGATGAAACCCCTCGAATAGTTCAGGACTATACAGATCATGGTGAAAAACACAGTGAAAGACTTGCTTATTTTGCAGAAAAGTTACTCTTGATAAATCCAGATGCAAAATTTTCTCAGCAGGAGATCTATCTACTTCTTGCAGGTATTTATTTGCATGATATTGGGATGCAATGCGATATTGTCAAATATCCTAAAATAAAAGAGAAAGCTGAGAAGTTAGGTGCAAGGTTTGAGGAAGCATTCACCGCAAAAACAACAAATGAATATTTTCTGGAAGAACAGAAAGAAATTCGCAAAAATCATCATTTTCTTTCAGCAGCTTGGATTGACTACCTGTATGAAGGAAAATATCCGGTGTTATCGCATGGGATTAAAAGTATACCTTATGATCTTGTGGACGATTTGATGGATATCTGTAAATTCCATTCTAAATTATCAATTAATGATTGTTCTGATTTTTTCACTGATTATCCTAGCAGTCGCAAAAAGATGGTTGCTTCCCTTCTGCGTTTTGCTGATGAACTCGACATAAGTAGTACACGTGTTAGAATTGAGACTGTAAAGATTTTTTCTATAGATTCAGAAAATAGTGTTTACTGGTGGTTGCATAACTATACAAATATCAATTTTGTCGATACTAACAAAATTCGTATTAAAGTTAATTTGTGTCCTGAAGATTTTGAATCATACGGTTCCTTTGTGAAGGAAGATTATATTACTAACTTTAAAAACAAAAATATGCCTGTTTTGGATGTTCTGGTTGGACAAAATATCCCTCTTATAATTGATCACAACTCTGATGTCGTGGCACATGTTCGTGCTGAGAAGTTTCCTCCTGAAATAACCGCTGTTTTGGACAAAAAAATAAAAAATATAGGGATTGATGAAATATCTGAAATTGATATTACAAAAACCACCATCAATCCATCAAAAGGAAACAAAATTACAAACTCGTTTGAATATGATGTTTTTATATGCCATTCATCGAAAGATAAGCCTATTATTGAAGCTATTCTTAAAGATTTAAAAAAGGAAAATATAACTTATTGGGTTGATGCTGAACAAATTGGCTTTGGTCATTCAATTATTCAAAAGATTGAAGAAGGTTTAAAAAAGAGCAAATATGTTATTCCATGTTTAAGTAATAACCTTAATACATCAGGCTGGACAAGAGCAGAATATGGTGCAATTCTTAACGCTGAATTCTGTGGTAACTCGAAAAGACTTGTTATACCACTAAAGTTGGATAATTGTGATGATGATGATATCCCATTGTTATTAAGAGACAAAAAAAGAGTAACATATCCAGAGAAGACCGAATTCAATGAATTTATTGAATTTTTAAAGAAACTTCCTTCAGAGACATTGGATTTGCAGTTGCTAAAAAATAATGCAAATTCATATAAGAAATCGGCTGAAAGATGTCTTGAACAAAGATTATTACCAGATGGAAAAATTGAGACTCCTCTAGTCCCTGCTATTGTGGACTTAGCTTCTTCTATTGAATTTTATCTTAAGTTTTTACTTGCTAAAGAAGGGAAAACACTCTCAGAATATAACCTGTTAGATTTATTTAATTCACTTGAATTGTCAACACAAATTGAAATTATTAACATGACTAAATATAACAAAAATGTATTTGAGGTATTGGTAGTTAATTATAGTTATGTATTATGA
- a CDS encoding IS1 family transposase (programmed frameshift) — protein MNCPRCKSSNHTKNGIVCGRQRYKCHDCGYNYSVELKSTASSPLVKRQALQLYLEGLGFRSIGRFLGVSHVSVQKWIKKFGQEIEELKSENEISIVELNEMHTYIGNKKYCWIWIAVDRVGKKFINCSFGSRGTKTGQLLWEKLKKKEIGEVMTDHWRAYAEFIPETIHTQSKAETYTVEGYNGILRHFLARLRRKTKCYTKSIEMLKYSVLLLMKHRNKELSILN, from the exons ATGAATTGCCCAAGATGCAAAAGTTCCAATCACACAAAAAACGGTATAGTTTGTGGACGTCAACGCTACAAATGCCACGATTGTGGGTATAACTATTCAGTCGAGCTAAAATCAACTGCTAGTTCTCCTTTAGTTAAGAGACAGGCTTTGCAACTTTATCTTGAGGGATTAGGATTTCGCTCAATAGGACGATTTTTAGGGGTAAGTCATGTTTCTGTCCAAAAATGGATAAAGAAATTTGGTCAGGAGATAGAGGAGCTAAAAAGCGAAAATGAGATATCTATTGTTGAACTGAATGAGATGCACACTTACATCGGTAAC AAAAAATATTGCTGGATCTGGATTGCTGTTGATAGAGTTGGGAAAAAGTTCATCAACTGCTCTTTTGGTAGCAGGGGAACGAAAACTGGACAACTACTCTGGGAAAAATTAAAGAAGAAAGAGATTGGAGAAGTGATGACTGATCACTGGAGGGCATATGCAGAGTTTATTCCTGAAACTATTCATACTCAATCCAAAGCAGAAACGTATACAGTTGAAGGATATAACGGCATATTAAGGCACTTTCTGGCAAGGTTGAGACGAAAGACAAAGTGTTATACGAAGAGTATTGAAATGCTAAAG